Sequence from the Aerococcus tenax genome:
CCAGGACCATCTGGCAAGCCTAAATACTCCCTAGTGACCGATAGTGAACCAGTACCGTGAGGGAAAGGTGAAAAGCACCCCGGAAGGGGAGTGAAAGAGTACCTGAAACCGTATGCCTACAAGCAGTCAGAGCCCGTTAAGGGGTGATGGCGTACTTTTTGTAGAACGGACCGGCGAGTGACGATAGCAAGCAAGGTTAAGCTGAAGAAGCGGAGCCACAGCGAAAGCGAGTCTGAAGAGGGCGTTGAGTTTGTTGTCGTCGACCCGAAACCAAGTGATCTACTCATGTCCAGGCTGAAGGTGTGGTAAAACACACTGGAGGGCCGAACCCACGTCTGTTGAAAAAGGCGGGGATGAGGTGTGGGTAGCGGTGAAATTCCAATCGAACTTGGAGATAGCTGGTTCTCTCCGAAATAGCTTTAGGGCTAGCCTCGGATGATGACTATTGGAGGTAGAGCACTGTTTGATCGAGGGGTCCATCCTGGATTACCGACATCTGATAAACTCCGAATGCCAAATAGTTTAGTCCGGGAGTCAGACTGCGAGTGATAAGATCCGTAGTCGAAAGGGAAAGAGCCCAGACCACCAGCTAAGGTCCCAAAGTTTCAGTTAAGTGGAAAAGGATGTGGGGTTGCTTAGACAACTAGGATGTTGGCTTAGAAGCAGCCATCATTGAAAGAGTGCGTAATAGCTCACTAGTCGAGTGACCCTGCGCCGAAAATGTACCGGGGCTAAACTGAACACCGAAGCTGTGGATCCGTAGGATGGTAGGAGAGCGTTCTATAGGCAGAGAAGCATGATCGTGAGGACATGTGGAGCGTATAGAAGTGAGAATGCCGGTATGAGTAGCGAAAGACGGGTGAGAATCCCGTCCACCGAATGACTAAGGTTTCCTGGGGAAGGCTCGTCCTCCCAGGGTTAGTCGGGACCTAAGCCGAGACCGAAAGGGATAGGCGATGGACAACAGGTTGAGATTCCTGTACTTGTTTGATTTGTTTGAGCGATGGAAGGACACAGAAGGCTAAGCGGAGCGCGGAGATGGAAAAACGCGTCCAAGCAATGAGTGAGAAGGTGAGTGAAAGGCTTGCCTCAGACTTCATGAGTTGTGACGGGGAGGGAAGTTTAGTACCGAAGCCGCCGACGTCACGCTGTCAAGAAAAGTTTCTAGTGAGAATCAAACAACCCGTACCGCAAACCGACACAGGTAGTCGAGTGGAGAACACTAAGGTGAGCGAGCGAACTCTCGTTAAGGAACTCGGCAAAATGACCCCGTAACTTCGGGAGAAGGGGTGCTGACCGCAAGGTCAGCCGCAGTGAATAGGCCCAAGCGACTGTTTATCAAAAACATAGGTCTCTGCCAAATCGAAAGATGATGTATAGAGGCTGACGCCTGCCCGGTGCTGGAAGGTTAAGAGGAAGGGTTAGCATAAGCGAAGCTCTGAATTGAAGCCCCAGTAAACGGCGGCCGTAACTATAACGGTCCTAAGGTAGCGAAATTCCTTGTCAGGTAAGTTCTGACCCGCACGAAAGGCGTAACGATTTGGGCACTGTCTCAACGAGAGGCTCGGTGAAATTGTAGTACCAGTGAAGATGCTGGTTACCCGCGACAGGACGGAAAGACCCCATGGAGCTTTACTGTAGGTTGATATTGAATGTTTGTGCCACATGTACAGGATAGGTAGGAGCCATCGAAGTCGGGACGCTAGTCTCGATGGAGGCACTGGTGGGATACTACCCTTGTGGGATGACCATTCTAACCCGCGACCATTAGCTGGTCGGGAGACAGTGTCAGTCAGGCAGTTTGACTGGGGCGGTCGCCTCCTAAAGTGTAACGGAGGCGCCCAAAGGTTCCCTCAGAATGGTTGGAAATCATTCGCAGAGTGTAAAGGCAGAAGGGAGCTTGACTGCGAGACCTACAAGTCGAGCAGGGACGAAAGTCGGGCTTAGTGATCCGGTGGTTCCGCATGGAAGGGCCATCGCTCAACGGATAAAAGCTACCCTGGGGATAACAGGCTTATCTCCCCCAAGAGTTCACATCGACGGGGAGGTTTGGCACCTCGATGTCGGCTCATCGCATCCTGGGGCTGAAGTCGGTCCCAAGGGTTGGGCTGTTCGCCCATTAAAGCGGTACGCGAGCTGGGTTCAGAACGTCGTGAGACAGTTCGGTCCCTATCCGTCGCGGGCGTTGGAAATTTGAGAGGAGCTGTCCTTAGTACGAGAGGACCGGGATGGACACACCGCTGGTGTACCAGTTGTTCCACCAGGAGCATGGCTGGGTAGCTATGTGTGGACGGGATAAGCGCTGAAAGCATCTAAGCGTGAAGCCCCCCTCAAGATGAGATTTCCCATACTTTGAAAGTAGTAAGACCCCTGAAAGACGATCAGGTTGATAGGTTTGGAGTGGAAGCTTAGCAATAAGTGGAGCGGACAAATACTAATCGGTCGAGGACTTATCCAAAGGATAAGGTTGTATGAGGTTTAAGGAAGGCATGATAGATTCAGTTTTGAGCGAACAAGCTCAAAAAAATAAATTGTACGGTGACGATGGCAAGAAGGACCCACCTGTATCCATCCCGAACACAGCAGTTAAGCTTCTTAGCGCCGAATGTAGTTGGGGGTTGCCCCCTGTGAGACTAGGACGTTGCCGTGCAATATTTTATGGAGAATTAGCTCAGCTGGGAGAGCGTCTGCCTTACAAGCAGAATGTCGGGGGTTCGAGCCCCTCATTCTCCATTATGATTCGTTAGCTCAGTTGGTAGAGCATCTGACTTTTAATCAGAGGGTCGGGAGTTCGAGCCTCCCACGGATCATTTACATGCGGGTGTGGCGGAATTGGCAGACGCACCAGATTTAGGATCTGGCGCCGAGAGGCGTGGGGGTTCAAGTCCCTTCACCCGCACTAATATAAAAGCCGGCTTAGCTCAGTTGGTAGAGCATCTGATTTGTAATCAGGGGGTCGAGGGTTCAAGTCCTTTAGCCGGCATTATATCTCATGCGGAAGTAGTTCAGTGGTAGAACATCACCTTGCCAAGGTGGGGGTCGCGGGTTCGAATCCCGTCTTCCGCTTAGCCAAATGGCTTAAAATTAAATATTATTATGCCGGGGTGGCGGAACAGGCAGACGCACGGGACTTAAAATCCCGCGGTGGTTAAACACCGTACCGGTTCGATTCCGGTCCTCGGCATAAACTTTTTATAAATAGGCACCCATGGCTCAACTGGATAGAGTACCTGACTACGAATCAGGCGGTTGCAGGTTCGAATCCTGCTGGGTGCATTACCGGGAAATAGCTCAGCTTGGTAGAGCACTTGGTTTGGGACCAAGGGGTCGCAGGTTCGAATCCTGTTTTCCCGACTTTGGGGGGATTAGCTCAGCTGGGAGAGCGCCTGCTTTGCAAGCAGGAGGTCAGCGGTTCGATCCCGCTATCCTCCATTACATTATAATTTGGCGGTGTAGCTCAGCTGGCTAGAGCGTCCGGTTCATACCCGGGAGGTCGGGGGTTCGATCCCCTCCGCCGCTATTAATGTTCGGACCTTTAGCTCAGTTGGTTAGAGCAGACGGCTCATAACCGTCCGGCCGTAGGTTCGAGTCCTACAAGGTCCATCTTGTTAATTATATATTACGGAGGATTACCCAAGTCTGGCTGAAGGGAACGGTCTTGAAAACCGTCAGGCGGGTCAAACCGCGCAAGGGTTCGAATCCCTTATCCTCCTTTACTTATTATCGCGGAGTAGAGCAGCTGGCAGCTCGTCGGGCTCATAACCCGGAGGTCGCAGGTTCGAATCCTGCCTCCGCAATTATTCAAAATTGAATAGGTCCGGTGGTGTAGGGGTTAACATGCCTCCCTGTCACGGAGGAGATCGCGGGTTCAAATCCCGTCCGGACCGTATGCGGGTGTAGTTTAGTGGTAAAACCACAGCCTTCCAAGCTGTTGTCGCGAGTTCGATTCTCGTCACCCGCTTACATTATATGGGCCTGTAGCTCAGCTGGTTAGAGCGCACCCCTGATAAGGGTGAGGTCGATGGTTCGAGTCCATTCAGGCCCATTTATAATTTGTGGAGGATTACTCAAGAGGCCGAAGAGGACGGTTTGCTAAATCGTTAGGTCGGGAAACTGACGCAAGGGTTCGAATCCCTTATCCTCCGTTATCCAATGGCCCGTTGGTCAAGCGGTTAAGACACCGCCCTTTCACGGCGGTAACACGGGTTCGATTCCCGTACGGGTCATATTTAGGTATTATCCTAATTTAAACTGGAGATATTGACACCGCGGAGTAGAGCAGCTGGCAGCTCGTCGGGCTCATAACCCGGAGGTCACAGGTTCGAATCCTGTCTCCGCAATTTTATTTTACCTAATTTTTTTAGGTCCGGTGGTGTAGGGGTTAACATGCCTCCCTGTCACGGAGGAGATCGCGGGTTCAAATCCCGTCCGGACCGTTTCTTTTTCAAGGTCCGATAGCTCAGTTGGTAGAGCACTTGATTGAAGCTCAAGGTGTCGGCAGTTCGATTCTGTCTCGGACCATACAAAAAATATATTTTGGCCCGTTGGTCAAGCGGTTAAGACACCGCCCTTTCACGGCGGTAACACGGGTTCGATTCCCGTACGGGTCATATGTAAGCAACTCTATAAAGGGTTGCTTTTTTATTTGTCTAAATATATTTCCTAGCTTTGTTCAATATGATAGATAAAATACACTTTATTCTGCAAAATCTGTCAAAAATTGGCCCTTTTTGATAGAATATGAAAGAAAATGATTGATTAACAGCTGGATTTCCTTTATAATATCCTATGTTAAAAGAGAAAACGATTTCAATTAATGGAGGGAGGTAGATTATGCTTACCGAAGAAAGGCAAAAGTATATTATGGAAGCCTTAACCAAAGTCCCTATCTTAAATCTTCAAGAGGTATCAAAACAGTTAGCTGTTTCTGAATCAACTATTAGAAGAGATTTTGATAGTTTGGAAAAGGCGGGGAAATTAGAACGTATTCATGGTGGAGCCAAAAGAGTTCAGCAACGTAATATGGAAGCTTCCTTATCCGAGAAAAGCCAAGTGAATGTTTTAGAAAAACAACTCATTGGAAAATTAGCCGGAGAAATGGTTGCTGATCATGACACGATTTATCTTGATTCTGGTACCACGACGATTGAAATGATTCCCTGGATTATTAATAAGGAAATTATTGTTGTGACTAATGGCCTGGAAGTTGCCCAAGCTCTCTATCAATCACAGATCCACACCATTGTTGTGGGCGGTGAAATTAAAGAAAGCACGGGAACCTTGATCGGTGGCATAGCCTTATCTCAGGTTCAATCTTTTAACTTTGATAAAGCTTTTATAGGAATGAATGGCATTGATCTTGATACAGGATATACCACACCTGACATTGAGGAAGCACAAATTAAGAAGGCGGCAATTGACCATAGTCGTTACCGTTATATCTTGGCTGATGCAAGTAAATTTGACCAAAGTACTTTCTGTCACGTCTGTGACTTAGACCGAGCTATTTTATTAACTAATGAGAGCAATTCAAAATATGAAAACTATATGAAAATTATGGAGGTATCTCAATGATTTATACCATTACCTTTAATCCCGCTGTGGATTTAGTAATGCAAGTTGATGATATAAAATTAGGTGACCTAAACCGCTCCCATGAAGACCACTATGTGGCAGGCGGTAAAGGGATTAATGCATCAGTCGTCTTCCAGCGTTTAGGTAAGGAAAATATTGCCACTGGTTTTATTGGTGGATTTTCCGGTCAATTCATTATTGATGAGTTAGAAGCTGAAGGGGTCAATACCCATTTTATTGAACTCGACCAGCCTACTCGGATTAATGTGAAGCTCAAAGGCCCACAAGAAACCGAAATTAATGCCCAAGGACCAAGAGTCGATGCTGATAAATTCCAAGAATTAATGACTTACTTGAATGAAGAACTGACAGAAAATGATACTGTCTTTCTAGCAGGAAATGCCGCTCCTGGATTGGATGAGGAAGCTT
This genomic interval carries:
- a CDS encoding DeoR/GlpR family DNA-binding transcription regulator, whose product is MLTEERQKYIMEALTKVPILNLQEVSKQLAVSESTIRRDFDSLEKAGKLERIHGGAKRVQQRNMEASLSEKSQVNVLEKQLIGKLAGEMVADHDTIYLDSGTTTIEMIPWIINKEIIVVTNGLEVAQALYQSQIHTIVVGGEIKESTGTLIGGIALSQVQSFNFDKAFIGMNGIDLDTGYTTPDIEEAQIKKAAIDHSRYRYILADASKFDQSTFCHVCDLDRAILLTNESNSKYENYMKIMEVSQ